In uncultured Desulfuromonas sp., the genomic stretch CCGAAGAGCGGTCTGTTCTTTCAATCATTATCCTTTCATCCTTGGATCCGCTCACGGCCAAGCTGCCGTTTAAAAAAGTTTCTCGGGGCTTGGTTTTTTTGGCTAAGACCCTTTTGAGAGACAGAGTTTCCTATGGGGAAGAAACGTATCTATCGCTCAACTCTTTAGAAAGAGAGGTATTGTCCCCCTCAGCTTGTTGGCTGATTTGTGTAGGTCTGGTTAACGCTCTGTATGATGCTGGCGAAGCTGAAGACGTTTCACGTCAGGATCAGCTTCTTGAGGAGCTGCGAGCTCTGGCGCGGTCCTATCCAGACGATGCGGTGGTGCGCGAACTGTTGGCCAGAGGTCTGGTTAACGCCCTGACTCAGGCGGGTAAAGCTGAAGACGTTTCCCGTCAGGAACAGCTTCTTGAGGAGCTGCGGGCTCTGACACAGTCCTATCCAGACGATGCGGCGGTGAGCGAACTGTTGGCCAGAGGTCTGGTTAACGCTCTGAATGATGCGGGCAAAGCTGAAGACGTTTCCCGTCAGGAACAGTTGTTTGAGGAGCTGCGGGCTCTGACACAGTCCTATCCAGACGATGCGGCGGTGAGAGAACTGTTGGCCAGAGGTCTGGTTAACGCCCTGACTCAGGCGGGTAAAGCTGAAGACGTTTCACGTCAGGATCAGTTGTTTGAGGAGTTGCGGGTTCTGGCGCGGTTCTATCCAGACGATGCGGCGGTGCGCGAACAGTTGGCCGGAGGTCTGGTTAACGCCCTGACTCAGGCGGGTAAAGCTGAAGACGTTTCCCGTCAGGAACAGCTTCTTGAGGAACTGCGGGCTCTGACACCGTCCTATCCAGACGATGCGGCGGTGAGCGAACTGTTGGCCATAGGTCTGTTTAACGCCCTGTTTGATGCGGGCAAAGCTGAAGACGTTTCCCGTCAGGAACAGCTTCTTGAGGAGCTGCGAGCTCTGGCGCAGTCTTATCCAGACGATGCGGCGGTGCGCGAACGGTTGGCCAAAGGTCTGGTTAACGCCCTGTATGATGCGGGCAAAGCTGAAGACGTTACCCGTCAGGATCAGTTGTTTGAGGAGCTGCGAGCTCTGGCGCAGTCTTATCCAGACGATGCGGCGGTGCGCGAACAGTTGGCCGGAGGTCTGGTTAACGCCCTGTATGATGCGGGCAAAGCTGAAGACGTTTCACGTCAGGATCAGTTGTTTGAGGAGTTGCGGGTTCTGGCGCGGTTCTATCCAGACGATGCGGCGGTGCGCGAACAGTTGGCCGGAGGTCTGGTTAACGCCCTGACTCAGGCGGGTAAAGCTGAAGACGTTTCACGTCAGGAACAGTTGTTTGAGGAGTTGCGGGTTCTGGCGCGGTTCTATCCAGACGATACGGCGGTGCGCGAACGGTTGGCCGGAGGTCTGGTTAACGCCCTGACTCAGGCGGGCAAAGCTGAAGACGTTTCACGTCAGGATCAGTTGTTTGACGAGTTGCGGGTTCTGGCGCGGTTCTATCCAGACGATGCGGCGGTGCGCGAACAGTTGGCCAACGGGCTGTTTAACGCCCTGAATGATGCGGGCGAAGCTGAAGACGTTTCCCGTCAGGAACAGCTTCATGAGGAGCTTCGGGCTCTGACACAGTCCTATCCAGACGATGCGGCGGTGCGCGAACAGTTGGCCAAAGGGCTGTTTAACGCCCTGAATGATGCGGGCGAAGCTGAAGACGTTTCCCGTCAGGAACAGCTTCATGAGGAGCTGCGGGTTCTGACACAGTCCTATCCAGACGATGCGGCGGTGCGCGAACAGTTGGCCAAAGGCCTGTTTAACGCCCTGAATGATGCGGGAGAAGCTGAAGACGTTTCCCGTCAGGAACAGCTTCATGAGGAGCTGCGGGCTCTGACACAGTCCTATCCAGACGATGCGGCGGTGCGCGAACAGTTGGCCAAAGGGCTGTTTAACGCCCTGACTCAGGCGGGCGAAGCTGAAGACGTTTCCCGTCAGGAACAGCTTCATGAGGAGCTGCGGGCTCTGACACAGTCCTATCCAGACGATGCGGCGGTGCGCGAACAGTTGGCCAAAGGGCTGTTTAACGCCCTGACTCAGGCGGGCGAAGCTGAAGACGTTTCCCGTCAGGAACAGCTTCTTGAGGAGCTTCGGGCTCTGACACAGTCCAATCCAGACGATACGGCGGTGCGCGAACAGTTGGCCAAAGGCCTGTTTAACGCCCTGAATGATGCGGGAGAAGCTGAAGACGTTTCCCGTCAGGAACAGCTTCATGAGGAGCTGCGGGCTCTGACACAGTCCTATCCAGACGATGCGGCGGTGCGCGAACAGTTGGCCAATGGGCTGTTTAACGCCCTGACTCAGGCGGGCGAAGCTGAAGACGTTTCCCGTCAGGAACAGCTTCATGAGGAGCTGCGGGCTCTGACACAGTCCTATCCAGACGATGCGGCGGTGCGCGAACAGTTGGCCAAAGGGCTGTTTAACGCCCTGACTCAGGCGGGCGAAGCTGAAGACGTTTCCCGTCAGGAACAGCTTCATGAGGAGCTTCGGGCTCTGACACAGTCCAATCCAGACGATGCGGCGGTGCGCGAACGGTTGGCCAAAGGGCTGTTTAACGCCCTGATTGATGCGGGCGAAGCTGAAGACGTTTCCCGTCAGGAACAGCTTCATGAGGAGCTGCAGGCTCTGACACAGTCCTATCCAGACGATGGATGGGCAAAAAAAATAAATGGAATGTTTTCAGGTTCTGATGAGTGAATAAAAGAGTCTTCTGTTGGTTAATTTGGGTAGTCATCGGGCGCAGAATCTTCGAAAAAAGGTGACAGATTTATTTTAAGTCCTCCTTTAACGCTCGAAATTTTTGATCCCAATAAAGCCGATGAGTTAGGAAAACGCCTTAAGTGCTATCAGGATAATTAATTCAAACCTTACCGCGCGGTTGAAAACGGATTTAAAAACTGACGCTCCCACATCAGCGCCTTATCAACCGTGCTTAGCTCCGCTTCTTCACAGATACAATCCCAATGTTCACGAATGACGGCTTCTGTTTCGTCAAAGAGGTTCATTGCCTCCTCATCGGACAGTAGAAAGTGCGGGGCAACCTCCAGACAGGTTTTGAGCTGGCTGAAGCGATTATTGCCGACAATCAACATGGCTTGTGTCGCTTCATTGCCGGTGCGCGCTTGCGGGCAAATGTCATAGGCAGGAGTTAATGACAGCTCGCGCCCGTCCCAAAAAGCTGCATGGTTGCGGGCATGATCATCCGTATTGCCACATAGGATATTAAACACCAAGCGACCATAAAGTTCTTGAAGTGTCTGTTTCGGCTTGGAAAAGCGCGCACGTATGATTTGTGCCAGCTCTTCATAGCTCGCATAGCGTGCCGTCATGTCGCTTAACCCAAACAGCGTCAGGGCGGAGACCATGGTGTTGCGCGTCCACCCGGAATCTGATCGGAGGCGGTCAAAGCGTTCAATCAGCAACACATCTTTACCGGCGGCCTTGACCAACCGAACCGGCGCGACATTCAGTCCCGCCATTGCCGCCAGCCTCATCGCGATATATTCGGCCTTAACCACGCTGTAGGTATCGCTGCTGGATGAAAATTTAGCGATATATTTTGTCCCATGGTCTTCAATCAAGGCTTTGGGGCGTGCTCCACCGATGGAGCTGCCGTGAAATAAAGCCTGGTCAAATTCAGGCGTTAACGGGACCCCTTGCTCAACCCGTTTGGCGGACTCCAGCAAGTCCTCTAAGTCGGCGTTACGAGGAGATCTTGGGATGTACTCACGTGGAGAGCGCTGAAAGTCCAGCGCGCCGATACGGTCTGATCCCGATTCAAGTAAATAGGTCAGCTCATCAAGTTCCGCCGTATCCGTATCACGCCCTTTTTTTCCTAACTGCCGATTGATAATGACGCGCCGTCCCCATGCATCGGGCGCAGCATCGCGAATACAGTTTGGAATTTCCAAGTCGCCGAGTAAAGGTAATATGCCGGGCTGCAAAGGCAGTTCAGGGTCGTAAATAGGGATAGCCTCTGGCCGGTTCAGATAGCTTTTCCCATAGTTAAATTGGACAAGATGATTATCCGCCTCAAGCTTTCCGACAACAACCGGCTTGGTTTTTCCCGGGAGCCAAATCCAGATATAGGCTTCTTTGTTGTTTTGCTTAGAAGTCATCATCGGCGACCTTTGTTTGCTCCCTGATCCGTTTTGGGAGGAGGGCTATTTTGCTTTGGGTTAAATCAATGCAGGTTGAAAGCCTTTGGCTGTCTTGCTCAAACAGATGCACGCCTACCAACACGGCAACTTCGAACACAAGACCAATCCCCGGTGTCATCTCACCGGCTTCAATTTTTTGCAGCGTTGCGCGTGATATCCCGGCACGCTCGGCCAAATTCGCTTCAGACCATTTGCGCTTCTTGCGTGCAAGTTTTATCTGCTGCCCCAGCAAGAGAGCTGCTTCCTTGGCGTATTTCGAATAAATTCTTTTTTTTGTCATATTAGCACCTTAAATGGCTACTATAATGTCCGTAAAGCTATTTAAGGATTATCATAATAGCCGTTTTTTGAAATGTCAAAATGTTCTGGGAATGATTGACTACTGTAGTAGTCACAAAGTGACTTAATGCCTTTTTTGATAGTCATTGGAAGGTTTTGTCGTGAAAGAAATCGGTGCTTCCTTTTTTTACAGTTAGTGTTATCTCTAAGAGATAGACACATCACAGTCTCGTTCAATAACGAATCTCTATCACTCCCAGAAATTAAATACACCGGTGCCATAAACCTCAAAAATTTAAAATCGTAGGAAAGTGCTGTTTCTAAATCCCCTTTATTGAATAACTATCGCGAGTATTTGCTTTACTGCCTAAAGCCCCATTTGAAGAAAGCGAGCTCTCAATTCTTCAAGAGTCGAGACTTCTTTGGGGGATGGGCATGTTACGATCTGATCGAAAATAAACTCCCACACCTTTGCGGCACGCTGTTTCTCAAAATTATATGAATATTGAACATAGACTTCCCCGGTAACATCGCGCTCCCCATCGCTATGGTTCAACATAAGCCGCGCATAGAGCTTTGAAAGCCCCACCGCTGTTATCCACGTTGCCCCGGTGCGCCGCAGATCATGTGGGCGGAAATCTGTAATGCCAAGATTTTTACGGTTTCGCCGTATTGCCTGAGACTTAGCCGCTCCCGTGAGGGGGGTGACTTCGTTGATCAAATCTCTGGCATGGCGGTTCAAGGGCACACGGTGACCCATCTTGGGAAGAACGCTGTCACGCTGGTACAGCCCTTTGTCAAGCGTATGAGAAAAAAGAAAGAATCGAATATTATCGGGATAATACGCTTCAGCAAGCAAAAGAGCGCATGAATGACAGGGAAAATCCGCCTGATAAAGACGAACTACAAGAAATTTATGATTCTCTCAGTGAAGCTCTTCCCAATGGGGTAGAAGCCAACATGCGTGATGCGAATGGGGCATCAACCCGCTCAGATTTTATGAAGCATTTTCAGAGTAAAGCATCTGGTGAGGTAGGAATTTTGTACTCACAGAATCAGCCAAAAGTCGAAGAGTCGACACTTACTCATACCCCTTTGGCAATGGTTGTATAAATTTTTTGATAGAGTGAAATCACAGATTTTGAATACAAAATCCTGCCCCGCGAGCGGGGCAGGGCATTAAATCTCAGGTTCATCCAAGCTGGTATCAGAAGCACTAAACCCAAGTTCTGCTCTCCGCAGTTCTTCGTACCGATTGTCCTTGGATTTTGGGGTGGGAAGATAGTCCTTTTCAGAAAAATTGTCCTGAAATTTTATCTGAGATAAATCATGGAATAGAGCCTTCTTCTCATTTCGCTGCTTCTCCCTTAATTGCTGGATTTGAGATTGGAGTTTTTGCCGCTGTTCAAGTTGGGTAAAAATCAGGTGTTCACGTGCTTTTTCATTACGTTTATGGGCTTGCCAAGCCTCTTTTTCATTCTGACTTCGATTGTGCCAATAGCGGCCATTAATTTTATCCCAAATGCCTTTAAATCCGTTGCGAATCCGCGCGATGCGTCTTTGTTTTTCAGTCGGCCAGCGATTTTGCAATGTTCGTTCAAGTGCGGCACGTTCTTTACGATGACCCTGAATCATTGTGGCTTTTTGTTGCATCAGCGGGGCAGTTTCTTTTTCATGCTGTAAATTCAGATCGTCAGCAAAGCTCTTGAACAATTTGCGTAATTTTCTATTCATAGAGGTTTTGACATCATCAACAGTTGGAAAATTATTGGGCTTACCCAGTCGGATTTCCAACTCCGACTTTTTCTTGCTGAGCTGGCGTGTCAGAGAATAAACCTCGCCATGCACATCAACGGCTACAAGGCCACGCCGACCTTGAGCCAAAGAATAGCCTTGTTCTTCCAACGCGTGCTTGAAGCTTTCTTTCGTATCTGAAACCGCCCAGCATTCCAGCAACTCACGTTTGATATCATCAGCTTTTCTGCCAATACGCATAGCTTGTTGCCACTCAGCACGGCTGTAGGTAAGGGGATTTTTCTTGTTTTTATCCCGAAACCCTTCAGGCAGCTTCCAGCCGTTTTCAAGATAAAGTGATTTAGCGATTTCATTGAGTTTCAACTTGAAGTGGGAGATATTAATCGCCTTCATTTCTTCGGTGTCAATTCGGCTCCAGACAGCATGAGCGTGACGGCGACCTTCCTTCTCGTGGAAGACAACAATGCGGGGCTGACCTTCTAAACCCAGTTTTTTCTCAATACGCTCCAGTGCGTTTTCAAAGAGTTTAGCCGGAACGTGTTCTTCGGCTGGGGGACTTAAACTCAATGAGAACATAAATTGTTTACAACGCGTCCCTTTTGACAATGCATATGCTTCATTCAGTGCCCCTAAAACGTCAGAGGCCATGAAGCCACGCACTTCATGAACCGTTACGTGTTCATTCTGGACATTGTTAAGCAGGTGCAAAGCCATTTGACGGCCACCTGAGCGCTGATTACCCTTCAGGATCATTGAAATTCTCCTGTTCTGGGGTGGATAACGGTTTGAGGCCTAATGCCGTAATCAGCGTGTCACGCATCCATTTGATATTATGGACAGCATCGTTAAGTCCATCTATCACATCTTTGTTGATCGGTAATGATCCTGAATTAGCGGCCTTAGCAAGTTGGTTGATGTTGTTGGCTATGCGAGAGTGTCCAAGCATCCCCAAGAGTTTTGCTAAAGCCTTCTGGTCTGCCACTGTTGGTTTTCTCGAATAACAGGGGCGATGGCCATTCTTGAAAATTGCATCACGTATAAAACGACCAATAGGCTCACCAGCGGCCATCTCTTTAAGTTCTTCACGTTCTCTTTTGCTGAGGCGCAAGGAGAATGGTTGCGGGTATCTTTGGGCATCAATTATCGGAGGGGATTTATCATTCATAACCAGGCCCTCCCATGTTAAAACTATCTGTTTTTGTAGGGAAGTCCGGTAAAATATCACATGCTGTAATCAAAGGTAGATAGTGTTGGTTGCAAGCCCCCGCAACCAACACAATTCAAGGGACTTGCATCTGACATGCAAGTCCCTTTTTCTGTTTATGTCGTATCACTTAAGCGTCGGTGGCGACATCGTCCGCGTAGGGGCAATCCTGCAGATTCTGATTTCGACCGGCTCTGCCCGTGGAATCCACGGAGCCGCCGTTGGCATTGGCCCGACCGGCTTCACGCTCGGAGTTGACGATGGCATCCACTTCTTCCTGAGTCAGGTATTGAGCGACGTATTCAACGTCATTGAGAGACAGCTGGTAAACAAAGCTTCTCAGATGATTGCGTGAGCCGCGCAGCAGGTTCTGATAGACGGTCATGATGTCTTCGTTGTCGGTCTGCGCCAGGTATTCTTGCAGATCGTAGATGTCGAGATCTTCAATGGTGGCACCGACATGCAGGGCGTCGATCAGGGAGATGCTGCCACGTTCAACCAGGGCATCATAGAGGTCCTGCATGGCATCGGAATCAAACATGCCGACGGTGTCCGCATTCAAAGGCAGATCCAACTCATAGCGCTCAAGCAGGCAGGCGACGGCATCTAAATGGCGCTGTTCGCTGTTGGCGATGTGGTCGAACACCCAATGGCCCCAGGTGGCATAAAGCGCGGTGTACACGTCGCGGGCGACTTTTTCTTCTTCATACATATAAAGAAGTTCAGCTGCTTCTTCTTCGCTTAATTCTTCAAGGGGCAGTTGATCGATCAGGCAGTCAACGGTTCCGGTAAGGGCGTTGCCGTTGGCGGCAGGCGTTTGTTGTCCTGATCCACCGCGATAACCGGCTGCGACACACAGTGATGCAGTAAGCAGGACACACAAAAGACTCATGATGAGAGAGGAAGATTTCATTGTTAGGCTCCTTTTCCTAGGGGAATAAAATAGTTAGTTTATCTTTCTGGTCTATCAAGTTGTGTGCCATCCGGACTTTTTTTCTTAACTGTTTTAAAATAAAAGGTTTTTTGTAGTTAGTTGTTCTTGATAACTATAGAGAGTCGACAAAAACCGTTGATTGGAACGACAATCTTGTCGATTTGTGTTTTTATGATTTTTTTGAATAAATTTCAAAATAATGTCGTTGAATATGATGTGAAAGTTTTTCAGCCATGGGGCTGAAGACTTTTATTTTGCTGAAATTCACCGGATCGGCGCAGAAGATGTAGGTCAGCTTCAGATCCTCAAGACTGTCGACGGTCAGGTCGCAAAAGACAATTCGCAACTCGGCGAGCTTGTCGTTTAAGTCCGCGGGCAGCGCCATCATGTAGGGGGGGGGTGTGAGGCGGGTTGGCCCGTTGGCTTCAGCGGTTTGCGTGACAACCTCTACACTGTTCTGCGTGTTTTGAATCAATTCCCGGACCGTCAGCGGACGCTGGCTTAATATTGCTTGAGTTTGGCTATGACAGGGCAACGGTTGAGTGGTGGCGGCTGCTGTTTTCGACATACGCGGCAACCTGCCGGGCAAACGGATCACACAGGTCGATCCTGGCGAAATCAATGGCCAGATTATTGAGGAATTGCAGGATCAGGGTATGGCGTCCGTGCAATCCAAACGGCAACACGCCACAAAAGAAGAAGCCCATCTTTTCACTGGCTTCACACAGCGCATCACATCCGGGCTGTTCCAGATCGAGAAACAGATAGAGAACATCGGTGCGTTCCAGGCACAGTCGTTTGGTGGCGACGAAAATTTCGTCGGCCATAGCGGCATCGTTGCTGAAACAAAGAATGTCCGCGGTATTAAAAATGTCCATCAGCGTGTAGCTGAGTTTGCAGTCCTCGTCGTGGCGATCGGTCTGCGTTGTCGGCACCTGCGGAGCTTTCATCGTAACCGGAACCTCGCAGTGGTGAAAGATGTCCCCGATCATGTTGCTGTGCTGTTTGGGGGGATAGATTTGCCGCAATGAGGCGTTAAACGCCTTGAATACCAGCAGCGCACTCTCTTTCTGGGCGGTTTTTCCCGTCAGCTTTTTGAATTCGACATCGGCGGGGAAAAGCCCCAGCAGCAAGCCACACCCGGCACACCCGGACGCGTGCAATTTTTTCTGTGACAAGGCGTGGCTGGTAACGGCGCGGCTATAGAGACCGGCCAGATTCTCTTGACTCGCCTGTTTGAACAGGTAGCGGTGAATGCTGTCGAAGATACCTTTTTTGCGATAGGCCGGGTTGACAAACAGCACACCGGCTTCGGCAACCGGATCGTGGGGGTGATAAAATTTCAACGCCGCATGACCTAAAAGGGTCTGTTGATCATCGACGGCCACATAAGAGCGTAAGGTGCCGCTGCGGTTCATCTCGACAATCTGCTCAGGGTAATAGATATAAGACGCCTAGCTGTAGCCATAGGCACGGTAGGCACAGCGTGAGATTTCCAGGGCATCGTCAGGGATAAACGGACGGACCTGCCATGTTGTCAGGGCAACGGGCGTTTCCGGTGGCTTGGGCGAGGACGGCGTCAGCGGGTCAATCCGTTTTGCCGCTACATGCTTGATCAGCAAGGTCTTTTTTCCGCCCCGACCGAGATTGCGAAAATGCACTTCATCCATGGTCTGTTGAAGTAAAAACAGGCTCAAGGAGTCCTTGTGCAGTGGGGCGTCGTCCATGAGGGTGGTGGGGGCATAGCGGGGAATTTGCCCGGGAGCGACCGGCAGCCCTTTGTCGTAGATGGAGAGCTCCATGCGACCGGCAACATAGCGACACTCCAGGCGGATCTCCTGCGGGTCTTCCGCGGCTAACCCGTTTATGCCCAGCCCGTTCATGGTATAAACCAGGGCTTCTTCCGTCGCCAGTTGCACCGAGGCGACCTCGTTGTCGGCAAAGCCGAATAACTGTGCCGTCTGCTGGATAAAAGCCATGGCCACGGGCAGAAACTCCAGTTGACCGGGAAGCTTCAGGGTCAGTGTCGTTGCGGGTATAACGGCTCCTTGATGATGACAAATGGCGCGGTGTTTATGCGCCTTGGCACAGGGCAATCGCTTGTTCCAGATCGTCCACCACGTTGAGAATGGCGACAAAGCCGCTGATCTCGAACACCTCACGGATGTGGCTGGATAAGCCGCTCACCGCCAGAGCCCCCTGCTGTGCTTTTACCCGCTTGACCGCCATAAGGAATACCCGCAATCCGGCGCTGGAAATATATTCCAATCCCTGACAGTCAAAAACGAGGTGGTGTTGCCCTTGTTCTATGTCATTCATCAGCTGTTGTTCAAAAGCCGGGGCAGTGGTGCTGTCCAGGCGGCCATTCAACGCGATCAGTAACAGGTTGTCGCGCTGGTCTTTGGTCACGTTCAGTTGATCTTCCATGATTCCATCCTTTGCATGATCAATGCAGTTTTTTGGTGAATTCCAAAACATTAAACGGTGCGTCGCGCCGGTAGCTCACGTCATCCATTAACGTGCGCAGAAAATGGATGCCCAGGCCGCCGATATCGCGTTGTTCCGCCTCCGACCTGAGATCCGGCTCCGGAGCCTCGAGGGGGTTAAAGGGAACGCCGTCATCCTGGAGACGCACCCGATAACCGCGGTGTGTTCCCCACAACTCAATGGTAAACGGGTGATCTCCACCATCGGGAAAGGCATAGGTAATGATGTTGGTGACCAGTTCATCCAACACCAGGTTGAGTTGAAAGATGGCGGTTTGGTCGAGAGTGATGGTGGCCGAGAATTTTTCCACCGCATCGCCGAGTGCAACGAGCTGGCTGACGTCATTGGTCAAAGTCATTGTAATATGGCTCTCGCCGGTATTTTCTTGTCGGTTGCCATAGGTCAGGCTCAGGCTGGTGATGTCATCCGATTGTGCGGCGCCGGCTGCGTGGGTCTGCACCGCGGCAATAATTTCAGCCGTCAACTCTTCGGCGGAGCGGTTGGCTTGTCCGGCCAGGATCGTCTGCAGACGTGTTTCGCCAAACTCCTCGTTGTTCGGATCAAACGCCTCGGTGACGCCATCGGTATAAAATTGCACCGTGTCACGGGGCTGTAGCTGGTGCTGCTTCTCCAGATAGTCCAACTCCGGCAGGACGCCAAGGGCGGTGCCTTGGCATAAAGGCAGGGCCGTGACTTCGCCGACGTGCGTCACCAGCGGTGGGTTGTGGCCGCCGTTGGCGTAGGTCAGCAGGCCGGTTTCAACATCGAGAATGGCATAAAACACGGTGACAAACAGCTCCAACGGGTTTTCGCGGCACAGGATGTTGTTGACCCGCTGCAAGACCTGACCCGGTGCAAGGCCGGTCATGGCCGAACCGCGTAGTTCGGTGCGGGCGACGGCCATGAAAAACGCCGCCGGAACCCCTTTGCCGGAAACATCGGCGACCACCAGTCCGAGCCGGTTTGCGTCAATCTGGAAAACGTCATAAAAGTCACCGCCCATTTCGCGGGCCGGGATGGTGCGGCCATAGACCTGATAACGGTCATGCTGAGGAAACTCCGTCGGCAGGATCGCCATCTGCACGGCACGAGCGGCCTCCAGCTCGCGTTGCAGGGTGCGATGAGCGTGTTCCAGTTCACTGTTTTTTTGTTGCAGATCACGGGTGCGGTCTTTGACCTGACGATCCAGATCCTCTTCGCGGGCCTGAACCTGCTGCGCCATGCGGGTAAAAACCTGGGACAGTTGGCCCAGCTCGTCACGGCGCTCAGTAACCGGTTGCATGGTGTGGGCATCAAAGCGCCCCGCTTCAATCTCGGCTGCGGCGTCCGTTAAGGCAATCACCGGGCGGATCATGCGACGGCCGACACTCAGTGAGACCAACGTGCCGATGAGTGCCACCAGCAAACCCACCATGACGGCATTGGTGACAAGCTCTTGCAACGTGGCATTGATATGGGCAGTGGGCAGTCGTACCAGGGTGACGCCGATGGGCTGGCCGTCCGTACCGGGAATCGGTGCCATCACCGTCAGATTCTGCGACGACAACAAACTCATCGGCTCGTTTGCCTGATAGACCTCGGCCATTTTTTTCAGTTCGGTCGTGTCCGGGCGCTGATCCCCGCCGAGAATCGAGTCGTGGGCGATGGTCTCCATGGTGCGATTCACCACCCAGATGGCGTTGATATCGCCACCGGCGACCAATTGGCGGATGATATATTCCAGACCGATCCGTTCGTTGAGCTGGGTGAACAGCCCCATTTCGTAGCCCACTTGAACGATGCGCGGCTGATCAATGCCGGTGACACCGACATATTTAAACATCTTGCCATCAATCTCGCGCGGTTGCGCCGGTTGTACCACCTCAGACGATTCTCCGCTGAGTAACGGCCAGAACGCGGCGGCCTGAGATTGCTGCCGGGTATCGGCGGTGAAGGTGAAATCAAGGCCGAGATTATTGAGGACGGCATGGCCGTGAGCATCGCTGATCCACAACTCATCCATGGCCGTGGAAGCGGTCAGTTGGCGTAATTGACTATTGATCTGTTCCTCGCTGAGCCCGGCTTGCTGGGCCGCGGCCACGTAATAGGCGGCCAGGCGCGCCTGGCTGACCATCTGCTCGTCCAGCACCTGTTCCACCACGGCAGGGATCTGTACCGCGGCCCCGGCACTGCGGGCGAGCAGAAGTGCCACAATGTTGCCCTCGGCCTCGGCCACGGTCAGCAGTTGGCGGCGGGCATTGACGGCGAGAACGATGGTGGTCAAGGCCACGGCAAGGATCACTAGGCCGGTGGTGAACAAGGTCAGGCGCTGTTTAAAACCCATGTTAAACCTCAGGATGCACGGGTGAGGGTGTCCTGGCCTGTTGCATCAACAGCACCGACACCAGAGTGAGAACCGCCATAGCATAGAAAAATACCCCATATCCCAGGGTGCTGATCAGAACTCCGCCGAACAGCGGACCGACAAAAAAGCCAGCCATGACCATGGCCAGAAAGATATTCTGGTTGAGAGCCCGTTTTTCCGGCGCGGAGATGTCAAACAACACCGCACCCTGCAGGGGCATGGCAACACCCCATCCCGCGCCCAGCACCACCGCCAAGCCTAAAAAAAGGCATTCTTGATGGAACTGTGGAATCAGGGCATAGCTGACCATGGCCGCCGCCATGCCGATCATGCTCATGGTCACCTTATCATAACGATCAAAAGCGCGTAACAGCAGCACGCGGATGAGGACCATGGCGGCGGAGGCTGCGCTGAAAAAGATGGCCGGATTTTTCAGATCCACGGAGGCACCGTAGGCGCGAATATAGTAGAAAATTGACGAATAGCCGCAGAACAGCAGCAGGGTCGACAGCTGCAGACACAACACCGGTCTGGAACGGAAACTGTCGACGACGCTGCGTAATCCCGTGGCCTGATGCGCCACGGCAGCGGGGATTCTGCCCTTGGGCAGGAAGACCGCCAGCACCGGCAAGAGTGACACCGCTGCGGCCAGATAGAGCACGGTTGTGAATTGACCCGGCTGCTGGACACCCAGATCAATAATCACC encodes the following:
- a CDS encoding HipA domain-containing protein encodes the protein MTSKQNNKEAYIWIWLPGKTKPVVVGKLEADNHLVQFNYGKSYLNRPEAIPIYDPELPLQPGILPLLGDLEIPNCIRDAAPDAWGRRVIINRQLGKKGRDTDTAELDELTYLLESGSDRIGALDFQRSPREYIPRSPRNADLEDLLESAKRVEQGVPLTPEFDQALFHGSSIGGARPKALIEDHGTKYIAKFSSSSDTYSVVKAEYIAMRLAAMAGLNVAPVRLVKAAGKDVLLIERFDRLRSDSGWTRNTMVSALTLFGLSDMTARYASYEELAQIIRARFSKPKQTLQELYGRLVFNILCGNTDDHARNHAAFWDGRELSLTPAYDICPQARTGNEATQAMLIVGNNRFSQLKTCLEVAPHFLLSDEEAMNLFDETEAVIREHWDCICEEAELSTVDKALMWERQFLNPFSTAR
- a CDS encoding AAA family ATPase → MSDPQPELPFWGRKDDIAHLEERVKNKGLTVLTGRPQIGKSTLLRHLRDSLREKGVCLVGYHQASASQDGLLYAAADLYGSVLKNAQLKQHLKILYEEKKEHLPQRVALTVGRVLTQAIPSDVVKSLFQEIFEQIKTLDEDLRTGSGRTALQPVTIEEIKTLVELVVVASGENTRPLLLIVDQWEDSQDINREATQIKTFLQNVNQWKGTPHAILHLRRPANSIYKEVETAWEYVQEFNLGYESVEIYPIEPIDFSVNEGERKALLGWLHERFPVTEDVEDAQLIELIGGNPAVFKRWLDGNPQDQSSLEELAKNAHHYLYPEFKTILTRLKEEDSYEADGKTAFHVALRLILLAPAINEKTWPITKEIVLQGVSELVLDELSESLIKFEGDVPSLGLPQRQEVALRTLIDQSTAQENPFLRYAKSAAESVVEKLVEQCTSLTEERSVLSIIILSSLDPLTAKLPFKKVSRGLVFLAKTLLRDRVSYGEETYLSLNSLEREVLSPSACWLICVGLVNALYDAGEAEDVSRQDQLLEELRALARSYPDDAVVRELLARGLVNALTQAGKAEDVSRQEQLLEELRALTQSYPDDAAVSELLARGLVNALNDAGKAEDVSRQEQLFEELRALTQSYPDDAAVRELLARGLVNALTQAGKAEDVSRQDQLFEELRVLARFYPDDAAVREQLAGGLVNALTQAGKAEDVSRQEQLLEELRALTPSYPDDAAVSELLAIGLFNALFDAGKAEDVSRQEQLLEELRALAQSYPDDAAVRERLAKGLVNALYDAGKAEDVTRQDQLFEELRALAQSYPDDAAVREQLAGGLVNALYDAGKAEDVSRQDQLFEELRVLARFYPDDAAVREQLAGGLVNALTQAGKAEDVSRQEQLFEELRVLARFYPDDTAVRERLAGGLVNALTQAGKAEDVSRQDQLFDELRVLARFYPDDAAVREQLANGLFNALNDAGEAEDVSRQEQLHEELRALTQSYPDDAAVREQLAKGLFNALNDAGEAEDVSRQEQLHEELRVLTQSYPDDAAVREQLAKGLFNALNDAGEAEDVSRQEQLHEELRALTQSYPDDAAVREQLAKGLFNALTQAGEAEDVSRQEQLHEELRALTQSYPDDAAVREQLAKGLFNALTQAGEAEDVSRQEQLLEELRALTQSNPDDTAVREQLAKGLFNALNDAGEAEDVSRQEQLHEELRALTQSYPDDAAVREQLANGLFNALTQAGEAEDVSRQEQLHEELRALTQSYPDDAAVREQLAKGLFNALTQAGEAEDVSRQEQLHEELRALTQSNPDDAAVRERLAKGLFNALIDAGEAEDVSRQEQLHEELQALTQSYPDDGWAKKINGMFSGSDE
- a CDS encoding helix-turn-helix transcriptional regulator; protein product: MTKKRIYSKYAKEAALLLGQQIKLARKKRKWSEANLAERAGISRATLQKIEAGEMTPGIGLVFEVAVLVGVHLFEQDSQRLSTCIDLTQSKIALLPKRIREQTKVADDDF